In the genome of Coraliomargarita algicola, one region contains:
- a CDS encoding glycoside hydrolase family 5 protein, with protein MRFSLHLLCLQSIFLLWAGSVSSAQAASLQDSILSNPGVELDADMDQWPDAWPKGTGILWGEEGGNRYLRMQSTTPGKLVMAYREIAVPEGVRALKFSWKQRITNLQRGEKAWFNARILFEFMDGGRKKLTPSPKPFAYGKDQPEWVTKEASFLVPEGTRIIKFMPCLFNVKAGTYDLDDLVLTPIDPTALLEAAALKESEQALQQQSDIEKRQAKAKALLDATGSLISNGNFESTQKNPAWPDHWGQLKENGSYENEAGDHFVRMKSTEPGKLIMLYREIDLPSDVKALKLSWRWRVTDLKVGEKPWFDARVIAEILDADGKKLKPQPSPSYSRGTDGWVHVSRDFLVPEGAVSIKLMPALFSVASGTMDIDDIKLEPTDTQALEAAAAKRAEEARMRYVAPEEPQKENWPLELHTEGNRLVDSNGEEVWLQGLNAGNLETLPHDTQVIKSAVVGIEEWNANVIRLPVKEEFWYGTSVYQKDGGQGYRDTIDQVVTLVANRGAYLVLDLHRYRAPKPIHAQFWVDAATHFKNHPAVLFDLMNEPHGISWEVWRNGGWVGTKKGVDESGFLTDAEKKANQGYESVGMQGLLDAVRSTGARNIVVVGGIGWSGDLSGVVQGYALDEHEGGNGIMYSWHQYNWHTGWAKTVLPVAEQYPILVGEVGADTNKMDFIPHEIQESPYTWVPDMLGFIQKYRLNWTAWCFHPRATPVLIKDWTYEPTEFWGVFAKEALHGKQFEMKRMR; from the coding sequence ATGCGATTTTCTCTTCATCTTCTATGCCTTCAATCGATCTTCCTGCTTTGGGCAGGTAGCGTGTCGTCGGCCCAGGCTGCGTCATTGCAGGATTCTATATTATCCAACCCAGGTGTCGAACTCGATGCCGACATGGATCAATGGCCAGACGCTTGGCCCAAAGGCACGGGCATTCTGTGGGGCGAAGAAGGTGGGAACCGCTATCTGCGCATGCAATCTACCACGCCTGGAAAACTGGTCATGGCGTATCGTGAGATTGCGGTGCCGGAGGGGGTGCGCGCTTTGAAATTCAGCTGGAAGCAGCGCATCACGAATCTGCAACGCGGCGAGAAGGCGTGGTTCAATGCGCGTATCTTGTTTGAGTTTATGGATGGGGGGCGCAAGAAGCTTACGCCGAGTCCGAAGCCATTTGCCTATGGCAAAGATCAACCCGAGTGGGTGACAAAAGAAGCGAGTTTCTTAGTTCCAGAGGGGACGCGTATTATTAAGTTCATGCCTTGCTTGTTTAACGTAAAGGCGGGCACCTATGATTTGGATGATCTGGTACTGACACCGATTGATCCCACGGCATTACTCGAAGCGGCTGCATTAAAAGAATCGGAGCAGGCCTTACAGCAACAGTCTGATATTGAAAAACGACAGGCTAAAGCGAAGGCCTTGTTGGATGCGACAGGTTCGCTGATTTCTAATGGTAACTTTGAGTCGACTCAAAAGAATCCAGCATGGCCCGATCATTGGGGGCAGCTCAAGGAAAACGGTAGCTACGAGAACGAAGCGGGCGATCACTTTGTGCGCATGAAGTCGACCGAGCCCGGGAAGTTGATTATGTTGTATCGTGAGATTGATTTGCCCAGCGATGTGAAGGCGCTGAAGTTGTCTTGGCGCTGGCGTGTGACGGATTTGAAGGTGGGGGAAAAGCCTTGGTTTGATGCGCGCGTCATCGCAGAGATTCTCGATGCCGATGGTAAGAAGTTGAAGCCGCAGCCAAGCCCATCCTATTCGCGTGGCACCGATGGGTGGGTGCATGTGAGCCGGGATTTTCTCGTGCCAGAAGGCGCTGTGAGTATTAAGTTAATGCCTGCATTGTTTAGTGTGGCGAGTGGCACCATGGATATTGATGATATCAAGTTGGAGCCGACCGACACACAAGCCTTAGAAGCTGCGGCTGCTAAACGAGCGGAAGAAGCACGCATGCGCTACGTGGCGCCTGAGGAGCCGCAAAAAGAAAATTGGCCCTTGGAATTACATACTGAAGGGAATCGTCTGGTGGATTCCAATGGCGAAGAAGTATGGTTGCAGGGCTTGAATGCCGGTAATCTGGAGACGCTGCCACACGATACACAGGTGATTAAGTCGGCCGTAGTTGGTATCGAAGAGTGGAATGCCAATGTCATTCGTCTACCAGTTAAAGAAGAGTTTTGGTATGGCACAAGCGTTTACCAGAAAGATGGTGGACAAGGCTATCGCGATACGATCGATCAGGTCGTGACGCTCGTCGCCAATCGCGGGGCCTACCTTGTGTTGGATCTGCACCGTTATCGCGCACCAAAGCCGATCCACGCGCAGTTCTGGGTCGATGCGGCGACACACTTTAAGAATCACCCCGCTGTCTTGTTTGATCTGATGAACGAGCCGCATGGAATCTCCTGGGAGGTCTGGCGCAATGGTGGCTGGGTCGGCACCAAGAAAGGTGTAGATGAATCCGGATTTTTAACCGATGCCGAGAAGAAAGCCAATCAAGGCTATGAGTCTGTAGGTATGCAGGGCTTGTTGGATGCGGTGCGTTCGACAGGGGCGAGAAACATCGTCGTTGTCGGTGGCATCGGATGGTCGGGAGACTTATCTGGTGTGGTCCAAGGCTATGCGCTTGATGAGCATGAAGGGGGCAACGGTATCATGTATTCATGGCATCAATACAACTGGCATACTGGATGGGCGAAGACTGTGCTTCCAGTGGCTGAGCAGTATCCGATCCTTGTCGGTGAAGTGGGGGCCGATACCAATAAAATGGACTTTATTCCGCATGAAATTCAGGAGTCGCCCTACACGTGGGTGCCGGACATGTTGGGCTTTATTCAAAAGTATCGATTGAACTGGACCGCCTGGTGCTTTCATCCCCGCGCGACGCCGGTGTTGATCAAAGACTGGACTTACGAGCCCACCGAGTTCTGGGGCGTGTTTGCCAAGGAGGCCTTGCATGGTAAGCAGTTTGAAATGAAGCGGATGCGCTAA
- a CDS encoding FAD-dependent oxidoreductase encodes MPPTPTYDLCVYGDSPSAIAAATQGGRMGVRTVLTVPGNHVGGILVNGLGSNDLDNHNFKNSVAVGGIAREFYQRIADFYGGGLGYRFEPHVAESIFLSLLEEAGVDILFDRRLRENGGVTMHQHRITAIHFENGASILARQFIDGTVEGDLMAFAGVRYTYGREGNAAYDETLNGVVHHSNYRQFTVKVDPYIEAGNPDSGLIASVQAEPLAENGSGDRASMAFCFRICLTCNSQIRIPIPQPDNYQAEQYEIYRRYFAAGAGDNFFAPDARIPNQKSDIGSWHDLSANLYGYSHGWPDGNYAERESIYQRHRDFTIGLIWFLQNDPSVPICIRQKWANWGLPADEFQDNGHWPHQLYVRNGRRMLSDWIITEADLTQGNPKVAEDPVALAFWPPDMHHARRIVKDGQVWNEGFVFGSDIQWRPFGISYRAIRPKANECTNLLVPSALSSSYVGYGAVRLEWTFMVLGQSAATAAVIALRTKDTVQNISYEQLREQLLVDGQILENIQTE; translated from the coding sequence ATGCCCCCGACACCCACATACGATCTTTGTGTCTACGGAGACTCCCCATCCGCCATCGCGGCCGCGACTCAGGGAGGGAGAATGGGCGTTCGCACAGTATTAACTGTCCCGGGTAACCATGTCGGAGGCATCCTCGTCAATGGACTAGGTTCTAATGATCTGGACAATCATAACTTCAAAAACTCAGTTGCTGTCGGCGGGATCGCCCGGGAGTTTTATCAACGTATAGCAGACTTCTACGGCGGAGGTTTAGGCTATCGCTTCGAACCTCATGTTGCAGAGTCAATCTTCCTGAGCCTGCTCGAAGAGGCCGGTGTCGACATCCTCTTTGACCGACGACTGCGGGAAAATGGTGGTGTTACGATGCATCAACATCGCATAACCGCGATCCACTTCGAAAACGGAGCTAGCATTCTAGCCCGTCAATTTATCGATGGCACTGTCGAAGGTGATTTAATGGCCTTTGCCGGCGTTCGCTACACCTATGGCCGCGAAGGGAATGCGGCATATGACGAAACGCTTAACGGCGTAGTTCACCATTCCAATTATCGCCAGTTCACAGTTAAAGTGGATCCTTACATCGAAGCCGGAAATCCGGATTCGGGACTCATCGCCAGCGTCCAGGCGGAACCGCTGGCGGAAAACGGCAGTGGTGACCGGGCCAGCATGGCTTTCTGCTTTCGCATCTGTCTGACTTGCAATTCACAGATACGTATTCCAATCCCCCAGCCAGACAATTATCAGGCGGAGCAATATGAGATCTATCGACGCTACTTTGCTGCGGGCGCGGGTGACAACTTTTTTGCACCCGATGCGCGCATCCCGAATCAGAAATCCGATATCGGTAGTTGGCACGATCTCTCGGCCAATCTCTACGGATACAGCCACGGCTGGCCCGATGGCAACTATGCAGAACGAGAGAGTATCTACCAGAGGCATCGCGACTTTACGATCGGGCTCATCTGGTTCCTGCAAAACGATCCTTCCGTGCCAATATGCATTCGCCAAAAATGGGCTAACTGGGGCCTACCTGCGGATGAGTTTCAAGACAATGGGCACTGGCCGCATCAACTCTACGTGCGCAACGGACGACGCATGCTCAGCGACTGGATCATCACCGAAGCAGATCTCACACAAGGGAATCCCAAAGTCGCCGAGGACCCGGTCGCACTCGCCTTTTGGCCTCCCGACATGCATCATGCCCGCCGCATCGTCAAAGACGGGCAAGTATGGAACGAAGGCTTTGTTTTCGGTAGCGACATCCAGTGGCGCCCCTTTGGAATCAGCTACCGGGCCATTCGTCCCAAAGCAAATGAATGTACCAATCTACTCGTACCCTCAGCCCTGTCATCCTCCTATGTCGGCTACGGAGCCGTTCGTCTGGAATGGACTTTCATGGTCCTAGGACAAAGCGCGGCCACCGCCGCAGTAATCGCCCTCCGGACAAAAGACACAGTTCAGAATATCTCCTACGAGCAACTACGCGAACAACTCCTCGTTGATGGGCAGATTCTGGAAAATATACAGACTGAATAA
- a CDS encoding cellulase family glycosylhydrolase, which yields MIRHTSRSVTLRIHHWLKRLGTLTCLPLPLLLCLTVEAAPPELQTQGNQIVVKSTGEPIRLVGVNIPSLGWGNGEYLSESVDAAYWEWRANIIRLPISQSHWLGPNQVTYREIVDDVIQQISDYNMYVIFDLHEFHKPTNTNLTFWLDAADRYKNNPAVLFGLFNEPNNLGGWDAWLNGTTNQPGMQDLLDTVRSTGANNIVLVGGSDYAYDLSGVFDGYVLTDTTNGNGVVYDAHLYPLKSYWQSRVGNIGQEHPILLGEIGHPGGTSFLGYSIDDEFSWVPQAMDWVNSHNFHWTAWSLHPTASPNMINSWDFTPTSFWGAAAIAHMHANSNPSAERVIGGTVIGTTGTRTEPLSGVLTDWKYGAVTPFNGGFSPYFDAATADGAWTGLDLITPQRITRIEYMPRKAYGSRMVGGVFEASNTADFSSDVTTLYTITNSPDDSGLIYTSAIINNTNTFRYIRYVGPDGAYCNVSALLFYTGDGIADTSAGEDVIVDNADGSGLHTVGTWLSSTGTSGYNASNYLHDNNSYKGQKSVRFTPNLASYGDYEVFARWTASANRASNVPVDIIHGHGTAFDQIDQKINGGDWISLGVFPFGAGTSASLLMGNTNTDGYVVADAVRFVKITDDIIIDNSNAYGLHAVGNWRISSGSGYNGYARHDENTDKGNKSMRFTPDISIADDYEVFLRWTAHPNRASNVPVDIISSQIGTTTVTINQQKNGDIWNSLGTYPLGSGTDNSVLIRTNNTNGYVIADAVRFIRDTATEYIIDNTESTYVTLNGSWSSSTSTSGYFGSNYLHDNNSGKGSKSVQFTPNLAKAATYEVFARWTAYTNRASNVPVDINYNGGNTTVTIDQKQDHNQWISLGSYSFSAGTAGTITFRNDGTNGYVIVDAVRLVEQ from the coding sequence ATGATTCGACACACATCGCGATCTGTTACGCTGCGCATACATCATTGGCTAAAACGTCTCGGCACTCTGACTTGCCTCCCCCTCCCCCTCCTACTCTGCCTCACAGTAGAAGCCGCACCGCCGGAACTCCAAACACAAGGAAACCAAATCGTAGTCAAATCCACCGGTGAACCCATCCGACTGGTCGGCGTCAATATCCCGAGCCTCGGCTGGGGGAACGGAGAATATCTAAGCGAATCCGTCGATGCAGCCTACTGGGAATGGCGAGCAAATATTATACGACTTCCCATCAGCCAAAGTCATTGGCTAGGCCCCAATCAAGTCACCTACCGCGAGATCGTCGACGATGTCATTCAACAAATTTCGGACTACAACATGTATGTGATCTTCGACTTACATGAATTTCATAAGCCCACCAACACGAACCTCACCTTTTGGCTAGATGCTGCCGATCGCTACAAAAATAATCCTGCGGTTTTGTTCGGATTGTTCAATGAACCGAACAACCTCGGTGGTTGGGATGCCTGGCTCAACGGCACGACCAATCAGCCGGGCATGCAAGACTTACTCGATACCGTTCGTTCTACGGGCGCCAACAACATCGTTCTAGTCGGCGGCAGTGACTACGCCTATGATCTAAGCGGTGTCTTCGATGGCTACGTGCTCACAGATACAACAAATGGAAACGGTGTCGTCTATGACGCACACCTCTACCCCTTAAAAAGCTATTGGCAATCGCGCGTAGGTAATATCGGACAAGAACACCCAATTTTGCTAGGTGAAATCGGCCACCCGGGTGGTACCTCCTTTCTCGGCTATTCCATCGATGACGAATTCAGCTGGGTACCACAAGCGATGGATTGGGTGAACTCGCACAACTTTCACTGGACAGCTTGGTCACTCCACCCGACCGCTAGCCCAAATATGATCAACAGCTGGGACTTCACTCCGACCAGTTTCTGGGGAGCGGCGGCGATCGCCCACATGCACGCGAATTCGAATCCATCAGCCGAACGCGTCATAGGTGGCACCGTCATCGGCACAACGGGCACACGAACCGAACCACTCTCCGGTGTTCTAACTGATTGGAAATATGGCGCAGTCACCCCTTTCAACGGAGGATTCAGTCCTTACTTCGATGCGGCCACAGCCGATGGAGCCTGGACCGGACTCGATCTGATTACACCCCAACGCATCACCCGTATCGAATACATGCCGCGTAAAGCTTACGGCAGTCGTATGGTCGGCGGTGTTTTTGAAGCGTCTAACACCGCCGACTTCAGTTCAGACGTCACCACACTCTACACGATTACGAACAGTCCAGACGACTCTGGCCTCATTTACACATCTGCAATAATCAACAATACCAACACTTTTCGTTACATTCGCTATGTCGGTCCCGATGGCGCTTATTGCAACGTCTCTGCCCTCCTATTCTATACCGGCGATGGCATTGCCGATACAAGCGCTGGCGAAGATGTTATCGTGGATAATGCCGATGGCAGCGGACTCCATACAGTCGGTACATGGCTCAGTAGCACAGGAACCAGTGGTTACAACGCCAGTAACTACTTGCATGACAATAATTCATATAAAGGACAAAAGAGTGTTCGCTTTACTCCAAACCTGGCCAGCTATGGCGACTACGAAGTCTTCGCTCGCTGGACAGCCAGCGCCAACCGTGCCAGCAATGTCCCCGTCGATATTATCCATGGTCACGGTACCGCGTTCGATCAAATCGATCAAAAAATCAATGGCGGGGATTGGATTTCGCTCGGTGTCTTCCCTTTCGGCGCAGGAACCAGCGCGAGCCTCTTGATGGGTAACACCAATACCGATGGCTATGTGGTCGCAGATGCAGTTCGCTTCGTTAAAATCACAGACGACATTATCATCGATAACAGTAATGCATACGGATTACATGCTGTCGGAAACTGGCGTATCTCTTCTGGTTCTGGCTACAATGGCTATGCGCGTCACGATGAGAACACAGATAAAGGCAATAAGAGCATGCGCTTCACACCGGACATATCCATTGCCGACGATTACGAAGTCTTCCTACGATGGACCGCGCATCCTAATCGCGCAAGCAATGTCCCGGTCGACATCATTTCCTCTCAAATAGGAACAACGACTGTAACGATTAACCAACAAAAAAATGGCGACATCTGGAACTCACTCGGCACCTACCCGTTAGGCAGCGGCACAGACAACAGCGTCCTAATTCGCACGAATAACACTAACGGATACGTAATCGCAGATGCAGTCCGCTTCATCCGCGACACTGCGACTGAATACATCATTGACAATACGGAATCCACCTACGTCACACTAAACGGAAGTTGGAGTAGCAGCACCAGCACTTCCGGCTACTTCGGAAGCAACTACCTACATGATAATAACAGCGGCAAAGGAAGTAAATCGGTTCAGTTCACACCCAACCTCGCCAAGGCGGCAACCTACGAAGTATTCGCACGCTGGACTGCCTATACAAACCGCGCGAGCAATGTCCCTGTGGACATCAACTACAATGGCGGAAACACGACCGTCACGATCGATCAAAAACAGGATCACAACCAGTGGATCAGCCTCGGCAGCTACAGTTTTAGCGCCGGAACCGCAGGCACCATCACTTTCCGCAACGACGGCACCAACGGCTATGTCATCGTGGATGCTGTGCGCCTCGTCGAACAATAA
- a CDS encoding helix-turn-helix domain-containing protein, producing MLTENQDQLRYIDWNNLHFALEWIYEGKPAQRSCRSYHSFPGLSAWLINKGSIKVVGETYSVEAQAGDWVFPPAKKDERIFSNDLEILSLRFEASWSADHELFKESNPLTCTSKEFPRLERLARSLLKTAGPHLTHHRSEMKFQSIDIYKYTKTHRGFMDWIEVYLRTMQKIGAQFHRVKITDERVHVAKTYIDTIDLNTRFREKILADKVGISVAQLNRIFVKDMGITPTVYYSERKYRKAKQMLINSPAPIKQIGYELGFNNPSNFTNWFYSKSKHSPKAFRQQAMQ from the coding sequence ATGCTCACAGAGAACCAAGATCAACTACGCTATATTGACTGGAATAATCTGCACTTTGCACTGGAATGGATATACGAAGGCAAGCCCGCCCAAAGAAGTTGCCGCAGCTACCACAGCTTCCCCGGACTATCTGCATGGCTAATAAACAAAGGCAGCATCAAAGTGGTCGGTGAAACTTACTCAGTCGAAGCACAGGCAGGGGACTGGGTCTTCCCACCGGCCAAAAAAGATGAGCGCATTTTCAGCAACGACCTAGAAATACTCTCCCTACGCTTCGAAGCGAGTTGGAGCGCCGACCATGAACTTTTTAAAGAATCCAATCCACTTACTTGCACCTCGAAGGAATTCCCAAGGTTAGAACGGCTCGCTCGATCTTTACTCAAAACAGCAGGCCCACACCTCACACATCATAGAAGTGAGATGAAATTTCAGTCGATCGACATCTACAAATACACTAAAACACACCGGGGCTTCATGGATTGGATCGAGGTATACTTGCGAACTATGCAAAAAATAGGCGCACAATTCCATCGAGTAAAAATCACCGATGAACGTGTTCATGTGGCCAAAACTTACATCGATACCATAGACTTGAACACCAGATTTCGAGAAAAGATACTCGCAGATAAAGTCGGTATTAGCGTCGCGCAGCTCAACCGTATCTTCGTCAAAGATATGGGGATCACCCCCACCGTATACTACAGCGAACGAAAATACCGCAAAGCCAAACAAATGCTGATTAACTCCCCCGCCCCCATCAAACAAATTGGTTACGAACTCGGATTCAACAATCCCTCCAACTTCACTAACTGGTTCTACTCAAAGTCAAAACACAGCCCCAAGGCCTTTCGCCAACAAGCCATGCAGTGA
- a CDS encoding LamG domain-containing protein, with amino-acid sequence MYSFRFLPLSIFTKAAVLFALAATGSQGQTLLSHYTMDNSLEDSGTLEIDGELINSASFQAGGAGTFDYALSTADGTQDFFRADTSNNAAFALNAITISMWVNVSAFGDSDRLISNIGGSASGFEMNLKTGALTDGDYRISFGFNSTSGAVQSSDNIGYQLDEWVFLAVTYDSSIGTGDNVFFYLGSETNSVVMNDSDEKSGAIVASSSDLEIGGTPATSSDRTPTALFNDVRIYNGVLDTAALESIRASAIPEPAHTGVFVGALFMGLVLIRRRC; translated from the coding sequence ATGTATTCATTCCGATTTTTACCTCTATCTATCTTTACTAAAGCAGCTGTTTTATTTGCTTTAGCCGCAACTGGATCTCAAGGACAGACCTTGTTATCGCATTACACGATGGACAATAGTCTAGAGGATTCGGGTACGCTGGAGATCGATGGTGAATTAATCAATAGTGCGAGTTTTCAGGCCGGAGGAGCTGGGACTTTTGACTACGCATTGTCGACTGCCGATGGTACGCAGGATTTTTTTAGGGCTGATACTTCCAATAATGCAGCGTTTGCTTTGAATGCGATTACCATTAGTATGTGGGTGAATGTCAGTGCTTTTGGCGATAGTGATCGTTTGATTTCGAATATTGGTGGTAGTGCCAGTGGTTTTGAAATGAATTTAAAAACAGGCGCGCTAACGGATGGTGACTACCGCATTTCTTTTGGTTTTAATAGTACTTCCGGCGCGGTGCAATCTTCCGATAATATTGGCTATCAACTTGATGAATGGGTTTTCCTTGCTGTTACCTATGATAGTAGCATCGGCACTGGGGATAATGTCTTTTTCTATCTTGGCAGTGAGACGAACTCGGTCGTGATGAACGATTCGGATGAGAAGTCTGGAGCGATTGTTGCGAGCTCATCAGATCTTGAAATCGGTGGCACTCCGGCAACGAGCTCTGATCGTACGCCGACTGCATTGTTTAATGATGTTCGTATTTATAACGGAGTTTTGGATACTGCAGCATTGGAGTCGATTCGCGCTTCTGCGATTCCAGAGCCTGCTCATACTGGCGTGTTTGTTGGGGCTTTATTCATGGGATTGGTTTTGATCCGGCGCCGGTGCTAA